A part of Rhinoderma darwinii isolate aRhiDar2 chromosome 1, aRhiDar2.hap1, whole genome shotgun sequence genomic DNA contains:
- the INTS12 gene encoding integrator complex subunit 12, producing the protein MAAVINAELDPVFLKALGYLHSKNKDSAERLKSLLDESLCKGLDSGYRPPQKDVEQPKVTLPKPKSDVKTSNSSTASSVLSKALPTEKVKKEAEKRSSDKMKVDISDPVDLPKKPRLEKPEARSSPITVQTSKDLPMPDLSSFDETSADDFAMEMGLACVVCRQMTVFSGNQLVECQECHNLYHQDCHKPQVTDKDVNDPRLVWYCARCTRQMKRMAQKNQKPSQKPSPSATSATMLVVKDPSIIKPELKTKADSAQTFLAFKRTEVKASAVASGNSSNSGTSSSAASGLTGWAAFGAKTASAAIATSKLGNVTQAAGGKPPTLSAGQKPMGSIGLAPLKTGSASKPGSGNSNTNSIPLKPLPPLILGKTGLSRTMSSENVSKTGLPSPSISSSGSQISSGNGGGSSGSSSSKSPVDPGSQQSGAKGPTSQESQLNAMKRLQMVKKKAAQKKLKK; encoded by the exons ATGGCGGCTGTGATAAATGCAGAGTTGGACCCAGTTTTTTTGAAAGCACTTGGGTACCTCCACTCTAAGAACAAAGATTCTGCTGAGAGACTGAAGTCTTTGCTGGATGAATCTCTGTGCAAGGGCCTTGACTCTGGGTATCGGCCTCCACAAAAG GATGTCGAGCAGCCTAAAGTGACACTGCCTAAACCTAAGTCCGACGTTAAGACTAGCAACAGTTCTACTGCAAGCAGCGTCCTGAGCAAAGCACTGCCAACAGAGAAGGTGAAGAAAGAGGCAGAGAAGAGGTCCTCAGATAAG ATGAAGGTGGATATTAGTGATCCCGTTGATTTACCAAAGAAACCTCGCTTGGAGAAACCAGAGGCGCGCTCCTCTCCAATCACTGTGCAGACTAGTAAGGACCTACCTATGCCTGATCTGTCCAGCTTTGATGAAACTAGTGCTGATGACTTTGCCATGGAGATGGGTCTAGCCTGCGTTGTCTGTCG ACAGATGACCGTTTTCTCGGGTAATCAGCTGGTAGAATGCCAGGAATGCCATAATCTCTACCATCAAGATTGTCACAAACCGCAAGTCACAGATAAGGATGTGAACGATCCCCGTTTGGTTTGGTACTGTGCGCGCTGTACTAGGCAGATGAAGAGAATG GCACAGAAGAATCAGAAACCCTCACAAAAGCCTTCCCCCTCAGCTACTTCTGCAACAATGCTGGTCGTGAAGGACCCGTCCATCATCAAACCTGAGCTGAAGACCAAAGCCGATTCTGCGCAAACGTTCTTAGCTTTCAAACGGACAGAGGTTAAG GCATCCGCTGTAGCATCTGGGAATTCCTCCAATTCTGGAACATCATCCTCTGCTGCAAGTGGTCTTACAGGGTGGGCAGCATTTGGAGCAAAAACTGCCTCTGCAGCAATTGCAACCTCCAAACTAGGTAACGTAACACAGGCTGCTGGCGGAAAGCCTCCCACTCTGTCTGCAGGTCAAAAGCCAATGGGTTCAATTGGCTTGGCACCCTTGAAAACGGGATCAGCATCTAAGCCAGGGTCTGGAAACAGCAATACAAATTCTATTCCGTTAAAACCTTTGCCACCTCTAATATTGGGAAAGACCggtctcagccgtaccatgagcagCGAGAATGTCAGCAAAACAGGCCTTCCTAGTCCGAGCATAAGTTCTTCTGGAAGTCAGATCAGCAGTGGTAATGGAGGAGGAAGCAGTGGAAGCTCCAGTAGTAAATCTCCTGTAGATCCCGGCTCTCAGCAGTCCGGAGCCAAAGGTCCGACGTCTCAAGAATCTCAGTTAAATGCCATGAAGCGACTCCAAATGGTGAAAAAGAAAGCCGCTCAGAAAAAACTGAAGAAATGA